The following proteins come from a genomic window of Polyangia bacterium:
- a CDS encoding NmrA/HSCARG family protein, which translates to MSQELTVVVTGSTGKQGGAVARGLLERGHKVRAVTRDPHSSQAKALAKVGATVVAASLEDTTAITKALEGATSLFAMTTPFGGGTAAETRQGVAAADAAKTAGVHLVFTSVNSANRQTGVPHFDSKYEVEKHIAKIGVRATILGPVFFMENLYFGKEQLAKGIYAVALPPTRALAQIAVADIGAVAVRVLEDSGRFTGKRFDLAGDELTGNDVVAILSRVTGRPFAYYQVPLDVIRQHMGDDNATMFEWFDRVGYTVDRAALRREFPEIAFHDFESWAKTQDWNALLQGT; encoded by the coding sequence ATGTCGCAAGAGCTGACCGTTGTCGTCACCGGATCCACGGGCAAACAAGGCGGCGCCGTCGCGCGCGGCCTCCTCGAGCGAGGCCACAAGGTCCGCGCCGTCACGCGCGACCCCCACTCAAGTCAGGCGAAGGCACTCGCAAAGGTCGGGGCGACGGTGGTTGCGGCGTCGCTCGAAGACACCACGGCGATCACGAAGGCGCTCGAAGGCGCGACCTCACTCTTTGCGATGACGACGCCGTTTGGCGGAGGTACGGCCGCCGAGACCCGACAAGGTGTCGCCGCCGCCGACGCGGCCAAGACAGCCGGCGTGCATCTCGTCTTCACTTCCGTCAACTCCGCCAACCGGCAGACGGGCGTTCCGCACTTCGACAGCAAGTATGAGGTCGAAAAGCACATCGCCAAGATCGGGGTCCGCGCAACGATCCTCGGGCCGGTTTTCTTTATGGAGAATCTCTATTTCGGCAAAGAGCAGCTCGCCAAAGGGATCTACGCGGTGGCGCTCCCGCCGACGAGAGCGTTGGCGCAAATCGCCGTCGCGGACATCGGGGCGGTCGCGGTTCGCGTCCTCGAGGATTCCGGGCGCTTCACGGGGAAGCGCTTCGACCTCGCGGGCGACGAGCTTACGGGGAATGACGTCGTCGCCATTCTCTCTCGCGTCACCGGCCGCCCCTTCGCCTATTACCAGGTCCCGCTCGATGTCATCCGCCAGCACATGGGCGACGATAACGCCACGATGTTCGAATGGTTTGACCGCGTCGGCTATACGGTGGATCGCGCCGCGCTCCGCCGCGAATTTCCCGAAATCGCCTTTCACGACTTCGAATCCTGGGCAAAGACGCAGGATTGGAATGCGCTTCTGCAGGGCACTTAG